The following proteins are encoded in a genomic region of Streptomyces gobiensis:
- a CDS encoding coiled-coil domain-containing protein, translating to MPRGRHRHSPPLHRLLAPSAIAAVALACAGSAWLVGGGLGQADALVLRGLSGGAAVAAVTGAVLMRRWDRAAGRRVGAVRAAKARLEWRLEERQAELETDLEESEEMRGKLEDKLRERREELNQLRTEHAALLRRYAHAETERASALEGRRQLAIAAGEPAKELTAEATDHRAASGAPTSLTYRQADEALRNLRRNAARQREREQEQEQEPEREPEPGQEPGPEHGETAAPEGPEGGFSFFGSQPRLPQPPKEPAPVKAAPVKAEPAKPAAPEVPRQPARPRPNAAGKVIDLAG from the coding sequence ATGCCACGAGGACGCCATCGCCATTCGCCGCCCCTGCACAGGCTGCTCGCACCGTCGGCCATAGCGGCCGTCGCGTTGGCCTGTGCGGGCAGCGCCTGGCTGGTCGGCGGCGGGCTCGGACAGGCCGACGCGCTGGTGCTGCGCGGCCTCAGTGGTGGGGCCGCGGTCGCCGCCGTGACCGGGGCGGTGCTGATGCGCCGCTGGGACCGGGCGGCCGGTCGCCGGGTCGGCGCTGTCAGGGCGGCCAAGGCGCGCCTTGAATGGCGGCTGGAAGAGCGGCAGGCCGAGCTGGAGACGGACTTGGAGGAGTCCGAGGAGATGCGCGGCAAGCTGGAGGACAAGCTCCGTGAGCGCCGCGAAGAGCTGAACCAGCTGCGTACGGAGCATGCCGCGCTGCTGCGGCGGTACGCGCACGCCGAGACCGAGCGGGCCAGCGCGTTGGAGGGGCGGCGGCAGTTGGCCATAGCGGCTGGGGAACCGGCCAAGGAGCTGACCGCTGAGGCCACCGACCACCGTGCGGCCTCGGGCGCGCCGACCTCGCTCACCTACCGTCAGGCGGACGAGGCGCTGCGGAATCTGCGGCGTAACGCCGCGCGTCAGCGGGAGCGCGAGCAGGAGCAAGAGCAGGAACCGGAACGAGAGCCGGAACCGGGGCAGGAGCCGGGCCCGGAGCACGGGGAGACCGCGGCGCCGGAGGGGCCCGAGGGCGGCTTCAGCTTTTTCGGGTCTCAGCCGCGGCTGCCACAGCCGCCGAAGGAGCCCGCCCCGGTGAAGGCCGCCCCGGTGAAGGCCGAGCCCGCGAAGCCCGCCGCCCCGGAGGTGCCGCGTCAGCCCGCCCGGCCCCGTCCCAACGCGGCCGGCAAGGTCATCGACCTCGCCGGTTAG